The Lolium rigidum isolate FL_2022 chromosome 2, APGP_CSIRO_Lrig_0.1, whole genome shotgun sequence genomic interval AGTATGGATCTGCCCCCCAATACAGATAAATTTTCCCAGTGATGGTTACAGGTAACAGCTAACAACCACACAATATTTACTTGGGCAGTTCCCTCCCTCCcttggatataatttacatgaaatGGTTTATGTGTCAATAGGAAGTCAAAAGGGCATGGCTACAACAGAAGGTCATTTTATGGATCAATGTAAGCTTTTACATCAGTTGATTAGCATTTATATGTTGTAACATATGGTTTAGAGCTTTAATTTACTTGTGACCAGAAAATCTGGCCGTCATGCACTACCAAAACTAGCAATGTCTCAGTACATCATCTCTACATTTTGAGCGATGTCTTTTTCTCAAGCTCTTGATGGCATCGTAAGTTCACAATCTCCTTGGCACTAGCTCTTTTTTAGAGAACATGGCACTAGCTCTCATGTCACAGTATTGTAAGTTTCTGATTTATGTACAACTAATCATCTCTGGATAAATCAATTAAGGGAAGTTTTGAACCATCAGTGTAAACCAAGTTTGCAGTTAATCAGTCAGAAACCGAAATCTATCCGAATAAGCTATACTCTGAACATTGTTGCTTTGAACATAGCTAACATAAATTTCTCTCCATTATGCAGAAGAATGACCGTTCTTGGTGGGATTTGCGCATTAAGGATGCGATGGCAAAAGGTTTAGCATGGGACGCTCAGTGCTATGACATACATTGGGAAGCTTATTTCTCTGCTAGGAAGCACTGTCAGAGAAGTTCATGGGACACCAGTTCCCCAGTTGAAAAGGTACAACTTCTTATAGGCAAAGTTTGGATTTAGCCCGCAAATAAAGTTAAGAGTTTTATTTGTGTACTGGTCACCTAATCAAGAAATGCTGAAAAATGATTTGCAATTCCCTTCTGTAAAATGTGTAAAGTTTCCATCCTAATAAGTGATTGCAAGTTCTCTTTGCATCCTGTTGCTTGTAACGTCGTTTAAACAGAAAAAGGGGTGGCAAATTAACGGGCATAGTTGCATATTATTGGTTTAGATCATTTCTACAATTTCACTGAATTGTACAACCAGTATGAGGTTTAAATCTTTGCTTGTGTTCAGTTTTCTGCAACTGTCATATGTGCATTTCTTTTCTTGCATTGAAAAGAATTCATATCTGAAAGGATATGCAGAATGAATGCCAAAATATATTTCCATCTATGAGCTAAAGCTGTATGTACTGCCTCCTTCAAAATCAAGGACGCAATCCTGTGTGAACCTGTATTCCACATTCCGTTGTTCCATGTCGAGCAAGCTCTGTGTCTCATCCGTGTTGGCATCTGCTTGATCCCACGGGTGTAGCTGGTATCTCCTCAGCATCTCTAGCCTCTCTGCAACCTCCTTCATTGTCGGCCTTTCCTGTCCACACATGTTCAAGCATCTCATGATGAGGTGCGTGATCACTTCGAGCGTTTCAATTCTCATCTCATTCCTCACTTGGCTGTCCAGAAGCTCTTGGTGCTGGCCTACCTGAACTGCCATCATGAAGCATAAAACAAGGCTTCTATCTTCCTCTGGCCCGTCGAAGTACAGTGCCTTCTTCTTTGTCAGAAGCTCCAACAGGACGACACCAAAGCTGTACACATCACTCTTCTCAGTCAGCCGGCATGTCATTAGGTATTCTGGATCAAGGTAACCACATGTTCCCTGCACCAATGTCGCCATCTTGGCCTCATCAGTTGGTGCCAGTTTTGATGCTCCGAAATCTGAAACTTTAGCTGTGAGCTTGTCGTCCAACAAAATGTTTGCCGTCTTGACGTCTCCATGGAGAATAGGAGGTGAGGCCGAAGAATGCATGTATGCTAGTGCCTCGGCTGACTCCACTGCTATCCGAAGACAGGTTTCAAAGGATGCGCCAGAGTCGCTGCTCTTACTGCCATGGATGTAGTGGTATAGGGTACCGTTTGAGACATACTCATAGACCAATATGGGCACTTCTACTTCAAGGCAGCATCCGAGCAGCTTGACGACATTTTTGTGGTTGATCTGGGAGAGGATGAACATCTCCATCGCGAATTCCTTGGTCAGGGCTTCCTCTATCATCTTTGACTTCTTGATTGCCACCACTGTATTGTCCTCAAGGACACCCTTGTAGACAATGCCGTGCCCGCCGCGACCAAGAACACAGTCAGAAGCAAAGTGGTTGGTAGCCTTCTCGAGGTCTTCCTTAGAAAAGATCTTGAACCCACCGGCGCAGTTGCCTGTGCCATTGTAGGAGCTCATCTGCTGCTGCAGGAAGACGCCTCCATTTAGTTCGAAGAACTTGTGCTTTGCCCTGATAAACTTCCTCTTCTGGATCCCCAGGTAGAGCCAGAAGCACATGAACACTGGCAAGAACACTCCAACACTGACTCCTGAGTACGACATTGGATACCTATAAGTTTTCCGACAACAAGGTTGCAGGAGCAACTAAAGGGAAAGAAGTTTCGCTTCAGTGACTTGATGCTTTCAAGTCTCACCGTGACTTGGTGATAGCATCCATCATCTATCTCAGATTCAACGTTTCAGATTGCGTCTGATTTTGAACTAAAATACTTAAAATTATTCAGAAACTTTTGAAAATATTCCAGTAAATTGTAGATGCCTCGTTCTAAAATCTGTGAATATTTCATCCCATTTGGATGCCTATCTTGTGATTAAATAGCTTTTTACGTATTTGAGCACTAGTTTAAACTAAATACATATTTAACCACAAACCTTTAATTCAAATGAAATAAAACTCCACCGGAATATTAATCTTGATTTACTAGAATTTTTTCTGGGAAGCTTTAATTATTTAGATCAAATTCTAAATCAATCGGGTACGTTGGATGAGAGATAGATGGTAGATAATGGCACCAAGTCACGGTGAGATTTGAAGCTGTGTCCTGTCTGTTTACCTGTAACTACTTTCAGTGCGAAGGTGAAACTGTCCTTTGGCCGGCAACCATTCTTCCAGGTGGCATCTCCATTAGTCCCAGGAGGACATTGGCAAGtgtagcttcccggagtatttgtGCAGAGACCGTAGCATGGTTCCTCTTGCTTTTCTATGCGTTCGCACTCGTCGATGTCTTCCGTTTGGCAAAACAATTCATCAGACAGCGTGTTAAACATGGCAGCAGTTGAGTAGTGTTGAAATTCCAGTAAGATATATCTGTGTACATACCTCTGCATCCATCTTCTAGATAGGGGTTGCCCTCATACCCCTTGGAGCAGTTGCACTGATACCCAGCGCCGTTTATGGATTTGACGCAATGGCTGGCCGCGCTCCGGCATGCGTAATCGGTTCTGTTGAGCTTGGCGGTGCTGCAGTTGCCGACGTTCCGGATCGCCCAGTCGAGGATGATGGGCACGGTAAGGTTGTCGGTCCGGTTGAGGTGCTTGTCGACGTTGTTGTACCTGGTACTCAACCACTCGGTATCCACCAGGAACACGTAGCGGCAGGTCGTGGTGGTTGTATACAAGATTGGGTCTCCGTCCTTCTTTTGCACGTCGAGCAGGTATGGCTCGAAGTACCCAACAGCGCTGGGTATGGCGCTCTGGCAGCAGGCGACACCCGTGCATGACCCTGGCATGGCGTACTGCAACGGTCTGCATATGGACATGCAGCCACTGACGTAGTAACCGGCGGTGTCgacgaagtagccgtggctggggcagccgagcgcgacgaggcggtTCCTTGTTGCGGAGAAGAGATAGTGGCTGCTGGTGAGCGGCATAGCTCCATCACCGCTCCGGTTGACGCTGACACCTTCGTTGTCGTAGCAGTAGCGCGTCGCTTTGAGCTTTGCCTGGACCTCCCCAGTGGCGATGGACAGGTTCGTGATCCGGATGTCATAGCCAACCGCGGTGAGCCGCGGGGTGGCATGGGAGTCGTCGCACTTGAGCTGGAAGCCACCTTTGCCATCATCACGGTAGCAACCGTCGCCGATGCCAAAGGGGTAGGGGATTGTGATGTTGCCGCACTTTTCGCGGCAGCCCGGCCGCACGACTTGGGGATGTGGTggcggctgctgctgctcttGAGCCGAGACTTCCGTCAGTGGCAGGAGTAACAGCAGCAAGAGATGCACCACAGGTGCGATCGCCATTTTTGCTCTGCTAGTCTGCTCTGTCAATCAGACTGCTCGGAGGGAGTGGGAAGTGTGAGATGCTGAAGCATGGAACGTTCATGTACGCGTGCAGGTTCTGCAAACTAATAACCTGTCACTAGCTAGGACCGGGTCAGTTGTACTACACAACACTAATGAATGGTATTTTTGTTAGGTGCTATATCTGGAGCACTGACTGGTGACGAGGCGACACCTACAGCAATCTTTGCCGTTTAGCCTATGGCAGAACTTGTTTAACAAGACCGCACCTGGCAGAGCCATTGATGTCGACACATGTCAATACAAGAGTTCTGCTGGTTATTCTGGAACTTTGGCATGTATACCTGATGAAAAGAGAAGTTTTGGCTTGTAAATGCTGGTGGAGAGTGAGCCGATCGTGTGACTGACGAGGCTACTCCCCCTGCCACCTCTAGTGTGGGTTCATTGTGATCGGGGCATGATTTCTTCAGTGGCTTGTCTTCTTCGGCATCAAGATCCTGCACATGCTTCACATTCAATCGGCGACTGCTTCAGTTGATGAGGTATTGGGCATTTTCAAGCGGCGTGTCTCGTGTATTTCTCTGTTTGTTTGTTCCTGTTCTTTCCCTTGTGAGCTGATATCTTCTGCTTCTTGTACCTCATTGGTGGTTTAGGACTTTACCAACATAAAGCTGTGCCTATGGCCTTCTATCTAGTAAGCAAAATGCTAGTGGAGCAGTGGTTAACCGAACTGCCGGCCCTCATTGGCCCCCTTCCATTATAAAAGGAACTTTGACCAAGCTATAATATATCTTCGTACTCCAGTCCAGCACGTCAGACAAATTAGTGTGCTCGCTTACAAGTGACGGCCAGCAACATATTTTTAGTTGGCAATCTTGGGAGTATATTTTCTTTTGGAACTTCTGGTTGGGAGTATCTCTGCGGGCAGGGCAGCAATCCTGTCGAACCTATCAGTCATGTCTAGCTGTCGTCTCGTGTTATATGAAACCCTTCATGTCATCACCACTCGTGGCGCTTTACCTCATATGACCACGTCAACGATATCCCAAGAAAGATTACTGTACTAGAGAAACCCTTGATGCCTGGCGACTTTTTCATGAGTCGCGCCCAGCAGGGGATGTGCACACACAATTTGCCCTCATCTCTTCACACACCCTACATGTTCCATCTCCTCCCATTTTAGCAGTTTTTAAGTAAAATTTCAGCAACATTTTGATAATATTTCAGCGGTTCGTCAACATTTTGATCACATCAGTTTAGCAACATTTTAACATGATTTCAGCAACAAGGAGGATGATTTGACCTTTTAGATTCAGGAAACGGACACGGGAAGTCGGGAAGAAGTCATTTAACGGATAAAGATCAATGCTTTGAAGCCTGGATTTATATGTTATGCTTCTTTGCCTCATCTCCCATACTCCTGACGGAGTTACTGTGCTGGTTATAGAGGGCCTTCATCATCCTGGTGCTGGCATATCACGGTAATTGCTTTTATagactttcttttcctttttgtcgTTGCCTTTTTAATGCCATTCTAATGTGTTTTACCCCCAAAAGTTAGAACGCCTGCTATTCCCGGTCAAATAAAAGCTTCAACTTTTTTAAAGAAAGTTTTTACATAAAAATTACTTTATACTACCTCATCTGAGTCGACTTTGTAAAAGAGTGACACAAACTATTAGAACGACCGACCTACGAGCTAAATGTGTATGTACTGCCCCCCTCTAAGTCAAGCACATCGTGGGGTCTGAACTTGTAATCTTGCTTTCTCTCAAGCAAGCTCTTCTCCTCATCCTCGTCCTCCAAAGCACCACCACCTGCCTGACCCCATGGACGCCGCTGGAATCTCCTCAATGCCTCCAGCCTCTCTGCGACCTCCTTCATCCCGGGCCGCTCCTCACCGTTCATGCTCACGCACCGCATCACAAGGTTGGTGATCTCTTCCAGCGCCTCGGGCCCCATCTCCTTTCTCACCTGGCAATCCATGAGCTCGTCGTGTCGGCCAGCCTTCACCGCCATCATGAAGCGTGACACGAGGCTTCTATTTTCTTCCGGGCCATCGAAACAGAGCGCTTTTTTCCTAGTCAGCAGCTCCAACAGCACGACGCCAAAGCTGTAGACGTCGCTCTTGTCGGTCAGCTGGCATGTCATAAGGTACTCCGGGTCCAGGTACCCGCAGGTGCCTTGCACTAGcgtggcgatctcggcctcgtcatttGGAGCTAGCTTCGACGCCCCAAAGTCGGTTACTTTTGCGGTGAGGTTGCCGTCGAGCAGGATGTTGGCCGTCTTGACGTCTCCGTGGAGGATCGGTGGCGATGCTGACGAGTGCATGTACGCAAGCGCTTCTGCCGATTCTGCGGCAATCCGAAGACGAGTGTCCAAGGCCGTGTCACTGTCGAGGCCCTTGCCGCCATGGACGTACTGGTAGAGAGTGCCGTTTGAAACATACTCGTACACCAACATCGGCACCTCCACCTCGAGGCAGCAACCAAGCAGCTTGACGACGTTCCGGTGATTGATTTGGGAGAGGATGAGCATCTCCCTCGCGAACTCCTTGGTCTCGGCCTCCTCCATCATCTTGGACTTCTTGATGGCCACCACCGAATTGTCCACCAGGGCACCTCTGTAGACAATGCCGTGGCCACCACGACCAAGGATCTGATCGGCAGCGAAGTTGTTCGTTGCCTTCTTTAGCTCTTCGCTGGAGA includes:
- the LOC124691030 gene encoding wall-associated receptor kinase 2-like; translation: MAIAPVVHLLLLLLLPLTEVSAQEQQQPPPHPQVVRPGCREKCGNITIPYPFGIGDGCYRDDGKGGFQLKCDDSHATPRLTAVGYDIRITNLSIATGEVQAKLKATRYCYDNEGVSVNRSGDGAMPLTSSHYLFSATRNRLVALGCPSHGYFVDTAGYYVSGCMSICRPLQYAMPGSCTGVACCQSAIPSAVGYFEPYLLDVQKKDGDPILYTTTTTCRYVFLVDTEWLSTRYNNVDKHLNRTDNLTVPIILDWAIRNVGNCSTAKLNRTDYACRSAASHCVKSINGAGYQCNCSKGYEGNPYLEDGCRDIDECERIEKQEEPCYGLCTNTPGSYTCQCPPGTNGDATWKNGCRPKDSFTFALKVVTGVSVGVFLPVFMCFWLYLGIQKRKFIRAKHKFFELNGGVFLQQQMSSYNGTGNCAGGFKIFSKEDLEKATNHFASDCVLGRGGHGIVYKGVLEDNTVVAIKKSKMIEEALTKEFAMEMFILSQINHKNVVKLLGCCLEVEVPILVYEYVSNGTLYHYIHGSKSSDSGASFETCLRIAVESAEALAYMHSSASPPILHGDVKTANILLDDKLTAKVSDFGASKLAPTDEAKMATLVQGTCGYLDPEYLMTCRLTEKSDVYSFGVVLLELLTKKKALYFDGPEEDRSLVLCFMMAVQVGQHQELLDSQVRNEMRIETLEVITHLIMRCLNMCGQERPTMKEVAERLEMLRRYQLHPWDQADANTDETQSLLDMEQRNVEYRFTQDCVLDFEGGSTYSFSS